In Lysobacter firmicutimachus, one genomic interval encodes:
- a CDS encoding PTS sugar transporter subunit IIA — MPLYDLLSAQRVAILDRTGDRDAVLDRAAHLLADGHASAALALRTSLGERERLASTAIGHGVAIPHARTALVETSRAAFLRLDAPVDFAAADGQPVDLVLAMAIPEHHVQQHLLLLAELAERFADAGFRERLRHAAGQAELAGCLLDYCRRSAA, encoded by the coding sequence ATGCCGCTTTACGATTTGCTGAGCGCGCAGCGGGTCGCGATCCTCGACCGAACCGGCGATCGCGATGCCGTGCTCGACCGGGCCGCGCACCTGCTCGCCGACGGCCACGCCTCCGCCGCGCTCGCCCTGCGCACCAGCCTGGGCGAGCGCGAGCGGCTCGCCAGCACCGCGATCGGCCACGGCGTGGCCATCCCGCACGCACGCACCGCCCTGGTCGAGACCAGCCGCGCCGCGTTCCTGCGCCTGGACGCACCGGTCGATTTCGCCGCCGCCGACGGGCAGCCGGTCGACCTGGTACTGGCGATGGCCATTCCCGAGCATCATGTCCAACAGCATCTGCTGTTGTTGGCCGAGCTCGCCGAGCGCTTCGCCGACGCCGGTTTTCGCGAACGCCTGCGCCACGCGGCCGGGCAAGCGGAGCTGGCCGGCTGCCTGCTCGATTACTGCCGGCGCAGCGCGGCCTGA
- the rapZ gene encoding RNase adapter RapZ — MFTLVIVSGMSGSGKSVALHTLEDLGFYCVDNLPAELLPQFVQNVIRAEDDMPTKLAVSIDVRNRHSDLANIPEWLSAVGALGADPRLVFFESGDAVLLKRYADTRRRHPLSQFGLALADAISLERQVLKPLRQIADTVIDTSEFNIHQLRRHVITEFGLGSDAGMSLLFESFAYRRGVPADADFVFDARGLPNPHWNPALRPLSGRDGGVREYLEAQEDVNLYVSQISQFLDTWLPRLQADSTRSYATVAFGCTGGRHRSVYLAERMAEHARLRGWNEVAVHHRELD, encoded by the coding sequence CTGTTCACCCTGGTCATCGTCAGCGGCATGTCCGGCTCGGGCAAGTCGGTGGCGCTGCATACGCTCGAAGACTTGGGCTTCTACTGCGTCGACAACCTGCCTGCCGAGTTGCTGCCGCAGTTCGTGCAGAACGTGATCCGCGCCGAAGACGACATGCCGACCAAGCTCGCGGTCAGCATCGACGTGCGCAACCGCCACAGCGACCTGGCCAACATCCCCGAATGGCTGTCGGCGGTGGGCGCGCTCGGCGCCGACCCGCGCCTGGTGTTCTTCGAATCCGGCGACGCGGTCCTGCTCAAACGCTATGCCGACACCCGCCGGCGCCATCCGCTGAGCCAGTTCGGCCTGGCCCTGGCCGACGCGATTTCGCTCGAACGCCAGGTGCTCAAGCCGCTGCGCCAGATCGCCGACACGGTGATCGATACCAGCGAGTTCAACATCCACCAGCTGCGCCGCCACGTCATCACCGAGTTCGGCCTCGGCAGCGACGCGGGCATGTCGCTGCTGTTCGAATCCTTCGCCTACCGGCGCGGCGTGCCGGCCGATGCCGACTTCGTATTCGACGCGCGCGGCCTGCCCAATCCGCACTGGAATCCGGCGCTGCGACCGCTGTCCGGCCGCGACGGCGGAGTGCGCGAGTACTTGGAGGCGCAGGAGGACGTGAACCTCTACGTTTCCCAGATCAGCCAGTTCCTCGACACCTGGCTGCCGCGACTGCAGGCCGACAGCACCCGCAGCTACGCCACCGTCGCCTTCGGCTGCACCGGCGGCCGCCATCGCTCGGTGTACCTGGCCGAACGCATGGCCGAGCACGCGCGCTTGCGCGGCTGGAACGAAGTGGCCGTGCACCATCGCGAACTCGACTGA
- the hpf gene encoding ribosome hibernation-promoting factor, HPF/YfiA family, which yields MRIETYGQQIEVTNALRDYVESKLARLQRHYDQPFDVRTQLSLDKPDHRAEATVSLAGRTLHCDAAAIDMYAAIDLLADKLDRLLMKHKSKLVDHHRGESLARNGELA from the coding sequence ATGCGCATCGAAACCTACGGCCAGCAGATCGAAGTCACCAACGCTCTGCGCGATTACGTGGAAAGCAAGCTGGCCCGTCTGCAACGCCATTACGACCAACCCTTCGACGTGCGTACCCAGCTCAGTCTGGACAAGCCCGACCACCGGGCCGAGGCCACCGTTTCGCTCGCCGGCCGCACCCTGCATTGCGATGCCGCCGCGATCGACATGTACGCCGCGATCGATCTGCTCGCCGACAAGCTCGACCGCCTGCTGATGAAGCACAAGAGCAAGCTGGTCGATCACCATCGCGGCGAAAGCCTGGCCCGCAACGGCGAACTCGCCTGA
- the hprK gene encoding HPr(Ser) kinase/phosphatase, whose translation MSKSIRAGDLFEQQRDRLGLRWIAGQRGDARVVEAVNTVARRPSLAGYLNAIYPNKVQILGTEELTWLDGLDSRLRWETIEKIIQFRPLALVISKDQPCPEDLRLAAEESDTPLWVSPRRGHELLNHLQYHLARALAPQITLHGVFMEIYSIGVLITGESGSGKSELALELVTRGHRLVADDAPEFTQIAPDVLDGTCPDMLQDLLEVRGLGVLNIRQMFGDTAVKNNKYLRLIVHLTRPMSEPQPSGIERLTGDTGIRRVLDLDVPMITLPVMPGRNLAVLTEAATRLHSLRMKGLDPAAAFIARHSNFLERGES comes from the coding sequence ATGAGCAAGAGCATCCGCGCAGGCGATCTGTTCGAACAACAGCGCGACCGACTCGGCCTGCGCTGGATCGCCGGCCAGCGCGGCGACGCGCGCGTGGTCGAAGCGGTCAACACGGTGGCCCGGCGGCCTTCGCTGGCCGGGTATCTCAACGCGATCTACCCGAACAAGGTGCAGATCCTCGGCACCGAGGAACTGACCTGGCTCGACGGCCTGGACTCGCGGCTGCGCTGGGAAACCATCGAGAAGATCATCCAGTTCCGCCCGCTGGCGCTGGTGATCAGCAAGGACCAGCCCTGCCCCGAAGACCTGCGCCTGGCCGCGGAGGAAAGCGACACCCCGCTGTGGGTCTCGCCGCGGCGCGGCCACGAGTTGCTCAACCATCTGCAATACCATCTGGCCCGCGCGCTGGCGCCGCAGATCACCCTGCACGGGGTGTTCATGGAGATCTATTCGATCGGCGTGCTGATCACCGGCGAATCCGGCTCGGGCAAGAGCGAGCTGGCGCTGGAGCTGGTCACCCGCGGCCATCGCCTGGTCGCCGACGACGCCCCGGAATTCACCCAGATCGCGCCGGACGTGCTCGACGGCACCTGCCCGGACATGCTGCAGGACCTGCTGGAAGTGCGCGGCCTGGGGGTGCTCAACATCCGCCAGATGTTCGGCGACACCGCGGTCAAGAACAACAAGTACCTGCGCCTGATCGTGCACCTGACCCGGCCGATGAGCGAGCCGCAGCCGTCCGGCATCGAACGCTTGACCGGCGACACCGGCATCCGCCGGGTGCTCGACCTGGACGTGCCGATGATCACCCTGCCGGTCATGCCCGGCCGCAACCTCGCCGTGCTCACCGAAGCGGCGACGCGCTTGCACAGCCTGCGCATGAAGGGCCTGGACCCGGCCGCGGCGTTCATCGCCCGGCACAGCAATTTCCTGGAGCGTGGCGAATCGTGA
- a CDS encoding EF-hand domain-containing protein, with protein MNALLPIRRCAPLLLGLSALALAPAVVAQERTPPAHEMQRTEPPVNDQRGDARRPPPVDTAVPPAFAEVDSNGDGAISRDEAALDARLAANFSSHDLDGDGRLSIAEFQAGHGQRSGDK; from the coding sequence ATGAACGCCCTTCTTCCGATCCGCCGCTGCGCGCCGCTGTTGCTCGGCCTGAGCGCACTGGCCCTGGCCCCGGCCGTCGTCGCCCAGGAACGCACGCCGCCGGCCCACGAAATGCAACGCACCGAGCCGCCGGTCAACGACCAGCGCGGCGACGCGCGGCGGCCGCCGCCGGTCGACACCGCGGTGCCGCCGGCCTTCGCCGAGGTCGACAGCAACGGCGACGGCGCGATCAGCCGCGATGAAGCGGCGCTGGATGCCCGCTTGGCGGCGAACTTCTCCAGCCACGACCTCGATGGCGACGGCCGCCTGTCGATCGCCGAATTCCAGGCCGGCCACGGCCAACGCAGCGGCGACAAGTAA